One segment of Luteolibacter rhizosphaerae DNA contains the following:
- the argH gene encoding argininosuccinate lyase has product MWKGRFAQDTSSLVQQFGESISYDWRLYPHDIAGSIAHARAQKNAGLLTEEEFSQIETGLLVIKEDIEAGRFEFKASLEDIHMNVEAELTKRIGAAGAKLHTARSRNDQVATDTRLYCRTEIEGLIADLSGLQAALLDRAEKYAATVLPGYTHLQRGQPVTVGHHLLAYVEMLDRDKGRLADARKRLNVSPLGSGALAGSTINLDRRAIAAELGFDGVTTNSMDAIADRDYIAETLFATGLCGVHLSRLSEDLILWCTAEFGFVAFSDAHTTGSSLMPQKKNPDVCELTRGKTGRLVGNLMNLLVAVKGLPLTYNRDLQEDKPPLFDSIDTLKLILAVNTEMIAAMEIREERCLTAASDPMLLATDLADWLVKQGVPFRHAHELVGKAVAEAVKTGVPLDQLDLAQIDPVYTEDAKSVFNLQRALAARTNPGSPSVENVKAEIARWK; this is encoded by the coding sequence ATGTGGAAAGGCCGCTTCGCTCAGGATACCTCCTCGCTCGTCCAGCAGTTCGGTGAATCGATCAGCTATGACTGGCGTCTCTATCCGCACGATATTGCGGGATCGATCGCGCATGCCCGGGCCCAGAAGAACGCGGGTCTGCTGACGGAAGAAGAATTCTCCCAAATCGAAACTGGCCTGCTTGTCATTAAGGAGGACATCGAAGCCGGACGTTTCGAGTTCAAGGCCTCGCTAGAGGACATCCACATGAATGTGGAAGCGGAGCTGACCAAGCGCATCGGTGCGGCCGGGGCCAAGCTCCACACCGCCCGTTCGCGGAATGACCAGGTCGCCACCGACACGCGTCTCTACTGCCGCACCGAGATCGAGGGCCTCATTGCCGATCTCTCGGGCCTGCAAGCCGCCCTGCTCGACCGCGCGGAGAAGTATGCCGCCACGGTTCTTCCCGGCTACACCCACCTCCAGCGCGGACAACCGGTCACGGTCGGTCACCATCTGCTGGCCTATGTCGAGATGCTGGACCGCGACAAAGGCCGCCTTGCCGATGCCCGCAAGCGCCTGAATGTCTCCCCGCTGGGCTCCGGTGCTCTCGCCGGATCGACCATCAATCTCGATCGCCGCGCCATCGCGGCCGAGCTCGGCTTCGATGGCGTGACCACGAACTCGATGGACGCCATCGCGGATCGCGACTACATCGCCGAGACGCTCTTCGCCACGGGTCTCTGCGGCGTCCACCTTTCCCGCCTGAGCGAAGACCTGATCCTCTGGTGTACCGCCGAGTTCGGTTTCGTCGCATTTTCGGATGCCCACACCACCGGCTCCTCGCTGATGCCGCAGAAGAAGAACCCGGATGTCTGCGAGCTTACCCGCGGCAAGACCGGTCGCCTCGTCGGCAATTTGATGAACCTTCTCGTCGCCGTGAAGGGACTCCCCCTCACCTACAATCGCGACCTGCAGGAAGACAAGCCGCCTCTCTTCGACTCGATCGACACGCTCAAGCTGATCCTCGCGGTGAACACCGAGATGATCGCCGCGATGGAGATCCGCGAAGAGCGCTGCCTGACCGCCGCCAGCGACCCGATGCTGCTCGCCACCGATCTCGCCGACTGGCTGGTCAAGCAAGGCGTGCCCTTCCGCCACGCCCACGAACTCGTCGGCAAGGCCGTGGCAGAGGCCGTGAAGACCGGTGTGCCCTTGGATCAACTCGACCTCGCGCAGATCGATCCCGTCTACACCGAAGACGCGAAATCCGTCTTCAACCTTCAGCGTGCCCTCGCCGCCCGCACCAATCCCGGCTCACCTTCCGTGGAAAACGTGAAAGCGGAGATCGCGCGCTGGAAGTAG
- a CDS encoding Fur family transcriptional regulator gives MEQAILDRLDSFIRKKGLRRTPQRDAIVRTAFASDEHFTSEELFDRSRKANAGVSRATVYRTIALLVEAGLLHEIDLGGDLKTYDPNFVDKPSHNHLVCIDCGKVVEFADSHLELLNDCLTRRMGFRPVKQSIKIEACCEQLRTKGVCPNLIKARVTGKRLPARKRG, from the coding sequence GTGGAACAGGCCATCCTCGACCGACTCGACTCCTTCATTCGCAAGAAAGGGCTGCGGCGCACCCCGCAGCGCGATGCGATCGTACGCACCGCCTTCGCCAGCGACGAACATTTCACCTCGGAAGAGCTCTTCGACCGTTCCCGCAAGGCCAATGCCGGGGTCTCCCGGGCAACCGTCTATCGCACCATCGCTCTCCTGGTGGAGGCCGGGCTGCTCCACGAAATCGACTTGGGCGGGGACCTGAAGACCTACGACCCGAACTTCGTCGACAAGCCGAGCCACAATCACCTCGTCTGCATCGATTGCGGCAAGGTGGTCGAATTCGCCGATTCACATCTGGAGCTTCTCAACGATTGCCTGACCCGTCGCATGGGCTTCCGCCCGGTGAAGCAATCGATCAAAATCGAAGCCTGTTGCGAGCAACTCCGCACCAAGGGGGTCTGCCCGAATCTGATCAAGGCCCGGGTGACGGGGAAACGCCTACCGGCAAGAAAGCGCGGCTGA
- a CDS encoding RNA polymerase sigma factor: MDLAAAPAVLEVPQASSSGPMNPEDKPSLREVFEAEEGPLLRFALGLSGRRETAEDLVQEAFLRLHAHWEEVQHPRAWLYRSVRNLALNHLRDHKRESGDELPETADEARGPDGHLARLEAAGAVRLLLAEMKEEDRQIIQLKYHQNLKYDQISKRTGLSVGNVGYKLHHLLKGLGDGLRKLGVERSE, translated from the coding sequence ATGGACCTTGCCGCCGCACCAGCCGTGCTTGAAGTGCCGCAGGCGTCGTCTTCCGGCCCGATGAATCCCGAGGACAAGCCGAGCTTGCGGGAAGTCTTCGAGGCGGAAGAGGGACCCCTGCTACGCTTCGCCCTCGGCCTGAGCGGTCGGCGGGAGACTGCGGAAGACCTCGTCCAAGAGGCCTTCCTGAGGCTCCATGCGCACTGGGAAGAGGTCCAGCACCCGCGAGCTTGGCTCTACCGCTCGGTCCGGAATCTCGCCCTGAACCACCTGCGCGATCACAAGCGAGAGTCCGGGGACGAACTGCCGGAGACGGCGGACGAGGCCCGCGGCCCCGACGGGCATCTGGCCCGGCTCGAGGCCGCGGGCGCCGTCCGTCTGCTGCTGGCGGAAATGAAGGAAGAAGACCGCCAGATCATCCAACTGAAGTATCACCAGAACTTGAAATACGACCAGATCAGCAAACGCACCGGGCTCTCGGTAGGGAATGTGGGCTACAAGCTGCACCACTTGCTCAAGGGGCTGGGGGACGGCTTGAGGAAACTGGGGGTTGAGAGGTCCGAGTGA
- a CDS encoding vWA domain-containing protein, whose amino-acid sequence MKGSEDSQKPGSDDALEARIVAWVLGEASPFEAAELEKLCAEDPKLREFERRMRDLDAILAADAKPGMHASWKLPEGKRQKITDLLGAVPMATAEQDKKVNRYFARRILLAAAACVAISLVSYPLFSNKQALGKTVMAEAPPEKTVDFMPASPAVRTVEPEASVKRQRAFRGVGEEAGDLLTKEIRESAIEEQVRLSAADGSTPAEPELLAKKTEKASDPADLYFQGWLQSKDSEKLKSEGRDSEARAKLADARRNFQRVQEEHPDWKKQMVGGRVVQTDEQLAQLSEEPKLREAEAKSISDTSLAAGANLTDGLRSGDGPVMRNNLDAIPPGAVAEDAMEMAKKDAPADSPQNLPALALQDQDPNVYRFSQQEIVPRKPGEMPILDPSAPQGFTLNYSQDANRMARSNGGSGSTARPDAAQAIFGITLYQNGTTAGLGGRISETPEVAAAQNFFGDPSGATEVTREFAYPDAFEAPRLPDLAGMEDGLADLDAESVVTPATPTVPAENGVMAPGAQHAENVDKVRRSLYLAEGGYNLGKYDDAVRHYEDVLRVDPSNKAARRGLERVAQAKTDYYRAAYDHTRAELLSQVDAAWELQPPSGVAPAQQAAGAPGAGAVSELAQQELARRQQTAGDAERLAGEAKNARESGDLERAYKLQTDALGLIPEAPASLGRRAELKLSLAEIAAGLAVDAKTKGKEDSAKEWAGKALQWNPQQKDAKQVLDLEGGDETSAVAEPFSTFSLHVSDASFKLAKAALDRGEQPDPAGIRSEEFYNAFDYGDPAPAPGEPVVCVSEQAAHPILPQRNLVRIGVRTAAAGRGGSTPLNLTLLLDSSGSMEREDRQTAMLRAVDQLSKLLKEGDTITVAGFARTPRLLADRLPGARAGELNTIIAQTPSEGGTNLEEGLKLAEELAKRQFNAAAQNRIVLFTDGAANLGDAQPESLQARVEQLRQEGIAFDAAGFGAEGLNDRLLERLTRNGNGRYYVVDQAEDAGDGFAKQLAGAFRPAAENVKVQVRFNAARVARYKLIGFEEHRLAKEDFKNDAVDAAEMAAEEAGNALYQIQTLPEGEGEIGEVSVRFRDVASGQMVERTWTIPYEAQAAAFDQATASMKLAGLAMMAAEKLRNGPMAEAVDFSRFGKVFADVKSEFAGSGKVEEFGGMVERLK is encoded by the coding sequence ATGAAAGGTTCCGAAGATTCCCAGAAACCGGGCAGCGATGACGCGCTAGAGGCGCGGATCGTGGCATGGGTGCTCGGGGAGGCCTCGCCCTTCGAGGCGGCGGAGCTGGAGAAGCTCTGTGCGGAGGATCCCAAGCTGCGCGAATTCGAGCGGCGGATGCGGGATCTGGATGCGATCCTGGCAGCGGATGCGAAGCCGGGAATGCACGCGAGCTGGAAGTTGCCGGAAGGCAAGCGGCAGAAGATCACCGACCTGTTAGGGGCGGTGCCGATGGCGACGGCGGAGCAGGATAAGAAGGTGAACCGCTACTTCGCGCGCAGGATCCTGCTGGCGGCAGCGGCGTGTGTGGCGATCTCGCTAGTTTCTTATCCGCTTTTCAGCAACAAGCAGGCCCTAGGGAAGACGGTGATGGCGGAAGCTCCGCCGGAGAAGACGGTGGACTTCATGCCTGCAAGTCCGGCAGTGAGGACGGTGGAGCCGGAGGCTTCCGTGAAAAGACAGAGGGCTTTCCGTGGAGTGGGAGAGGAAGCCGGGGACCTGCTTACGAAGGAGATCCGCGAGTCCGCGATCGAAGAACAGGTCCGATTGTCTGCTGCCGATGGAAGCACGCCTGCAGAGCCGGAGCTTTTGGCAAAGAAGACGGAGAAGGCTTCCGATCCGGCGGATCTCTATTTCCAAGGTTGGCTCCAAAGCAAGGATTCCGAGAAGCTGAAGTCCGAGGGGCGGGATTCGGAGGCAAGGGCGAAGCTCGCCGATGCGAGGCGCAATTTCCAACGCGTGCAGGAGGAGCATCCGGACTGGAAGAAGCAGATGGTGGGTGGTCGAGTGGTCCAGACGGACGAACAACTCGCCCAACTCTCGGAAGAGCCGAAGCTGAGGGAAGCGGAAGCAAAGTCGATTTCGGACACTTCGTTAGCTGCAGGGGCTAATCTAACAGACGGTCTCCGCAGCGGCGATGGGCCGGTCATGCGGAATAATCTCGACGCAATTCCGCCGGGCGCAGTGGCGGAAGACGCCATGGAAATGGCCAAGAAGGATGCTCCAGCGGATAGCCCGCAGAACTTGCCGGCGCTTGCGCTGCAAGACCAGGATCCGAATGTCTATCGCTTCTCGCAGCAGGAGATCGTGCCGCGCAAGCCTGGCGAGATGCCGATCTTGGATCCAAGTGCACCGCAGGGCTTCACGCTCAACTACAGCCAAGACGCGAACCGGATGGCTCGCAGCAATGGTGGCAGCGGTTCGACCGCCCGTCCTGATGCCGCGCAGGCAATCTTCGGAATAACATTGTATCAGAACGGTACGACCGCGGGTCTCGGCGGGCGTATCTCGGAAACTCCGGAGGTCGCAGCAGCGCAGAATTTCTTCGGCGATCCGTCCGGCGCGACGGAGGTGACTCGGGAGTTTGCTTATCCCGACGCCTTCGAAGCTCCCCGGTTGCCGGACCTTGCGGGAATGGAAGACGGTCTGGCCGATCTGGATGCTGAGAGTGTGGTGACCCCGGCTACGCCAACAGTTCCCGCTGAGAATGGGGTGATGGCACCAGGGGCCCAGCATGCTGAGAACGTCGACAAGGTTCGTCGCAGTCTCTACCTCGCCGAGGGGGGCTATAACCTTGGAAAGTATGACGATGCCGTCCGCCACTACGAGGATGTGCTCCGCGTCGATCCCTCTAACAAAGCGGCGCGGCGCGGCCTGGAGCGGGTCGCGCAGGCGAAAACCGACTACTATCGCGCCGCCTACGATCACACCCGCGCCGAGTTGCTCTCGCAGGTGGATGCAGCATGGGAGCTTCAGCCGCCCTCCGGCGTTGCCCCGGCTCAGCAGGCCGCAGGAGCCCCGGGTGCCGGTGCCGTGAGCGAGTTGGCACAGCAAGAGTTGGCCCGTCGTCAACAAACCGCAGGCGATGCCGAACGGCTTGCGGGCGAGGCCAAGAATGCCCGTGAGTCCGGAGATCTGGAGAGGGCCTACAAGCTGCAGACAGATGCGCTGGGCTTGATTCCGGAAGCTCCGGCTTCGCTCGGGCGGCGCGCGGAGCTGAAGCTGTCGCTGGCGGAGATCGCCGCGGGTCTGGCGGTGGATGCGAAAACAAAGGGCAAGGAAGATTCGGCCAAGGAGTGGGCGGGCAAGGCCCTCCAATGGAACCCGCAGCAGAAGGATGCCAAGCAGGTGCTGGATCTGGAAGGCGGGGATGAGACGAGCGCGGTGGCGGAACCATTCTCGACCTTCTCGCTGCACGTGAGCGATGCCTCCTTCAAGTTGGCGAAGGCCGCGCTGGACCGCGGTGAGCAACCGGATCCTGCGGGAATCCGTTCGGAAGAGTTCTATAATGCCTTCGACTACGGTGATCCGGCCCCGGCGCCGGGAGAACCCGTGGTGTGCGTGAGCGAGCAGGCGGCACACCCGATCCTGCCGCAGCGGAATCTGGTGCGGATCGGGGTGCGCACGGCGGCGGCAGGCCGCGGGGGATCGACACCCCTGAATCTGACTCTGTTGTTAGATAGCTCGGGATCGATGGAACGGGAGGATCGCCAGACGGCCATGCTGCGGGCGGTGGACCAGCTCTCGAAGCTGCTGAAAGAAGGCGATACGATCACAGTGGCCGGCTTTGCCCGCACGCCACGGCTGCTCGCGGATCGTCTGCCAGGGGCGCGGGCCGGAGAGTTAAACACGATCATCGCGCAGACTCCTTCTGAAGGAGGAACGAATCTGGAGGAGGGACTCAAGCTGGCGGAAGAACTGGCGAAGCGGCAGTTCAATGCGGCGGCGCAGAACCGGATCGTGCTGTTCACCGATGGGGCGGCAAATCTGGGTGATGCCCAGCCGGAATCACTCCAGGCCCGGGTGGAGCAGTTACGCCAGGAGGGCATTGCTTTCGATGCCGCGGGCTTCGGTGCGGAGGGGCTGAATGATCGCCTCTTGGAGCGGCTGACACGGAATGGAAACGGCCGCTACTATGTGGTCGATCAGGCGGAGGATGCGGGCGATGGCTTTGCCAAGCAGCTGGCGGGAGCCTTTCGGCCGGCGGCGGAGAATGTGAAGGTACAGGTGCGCTTCAATGCAGCACGGGTGGCCCGCTACAAGCTGATCGGCTTCGAGGAGCACCGCTTGGCCAAAGAGGATTTCAAGAACGACGCCGTGGATGCCGCGGAAATGGCGGCGGAGGAAGCGGGCAATGCGCTCTATCAGATCCAGACCCTGCCGGAGGGCGAGGGGGAGATTGGCGAGGTGAGCGTGCGCTTCCGCGATGTCGCGAGCGGGCAGATGGTGGAGCGCACCTGGACCATTCCTTATGAGGCACAGGCAGCGGCATTCGATCAGGCTACCGCTTCGATGAAGCTGGCGGGACTTGCGATGATGGCCGCAGAGAAGTTGCGTAACGGCCCGATGGCGGAGGCGGTCGATTTCTCGCGCTTCGGAAAAGTATTTGCCGATGTAAAGTCGGAGTTCGCGGGGAGCGGGAAGGTCGAAGAGTTCGGAGGGATGGTGGAGAGATTGAAGTAG
- the ribH gene encoding 6,7-dimethyl-8-ribityllumazine synthase, whose amino-acid sequence MSSALPPKPRIIGPRLRVCIVASKYNEQFADALVENAVAELSELMPQTRVDIIRVPGAFEIPVTIANILDRGEHLPACVIALGVIVKGATSHADMIGSSVTHSLQELSIKYKVPLIHEVLLVEDEKQAYARCIGSNLNRGREAARIAASMVDIFHEIERSMPRVISRNA is encoded by the coding sequence ATGTCCTCGGCGCTACCACCCAAACCCCGTATCATCGGACCACGCCTCCGCGTGTGCATCGTGGCGTCGAAGTACAACGAGCAATTCGCGGATGCCTTGGTGGAAAACGCGGTGGCGGAACTCAGCGAGCTGATGCCTCAGACCCGGGTGGATATCATCCGCGTTCCCGGCGCTTTCGAGATCCCCGTCACCATAGCGAACATTTTGGACCGCGGGGAGCATCTCCCGGCCTGCGTGATCGCCCTCGGCGTGATCGTGAAGGGCGCGACCTCTCATGCGGACATGATCGGTAGCTCCGTAACCCATTCGTTGCAGGAGCTTTCCATCAAGTATAAGGTGCCGCTGATCCACGAGGTCCTGCTCGTTGAGGACGAAAAACAAGCCTATGCCCGCTGCATCGGCTCAAACCTGAACCGCGGCCGCGAAGCCGCCCGCATCGCCGCCTCGATGGTGGACATCTTCCACGAGATCGAGCGCTCGATGCCCCGCGTTATTTCCCGCAATGCCTAG
- the nusB gene encoding transcription antitermination factor NusB, with translation MPSRRQIREAVVQFLYCADLEGGADPASLREPFWQFITESDHRALLHATWKTLHHLSLGREARLTEFQGRLPVAMATLKARPDLERTAIALQTIADLENKWSAGMIELSRIPREDDTFTERFEPVLEKLFRTDRELEGARKRFLEALEDIPGLRSQMDPVAGSVRRLARISERVRMVEEPEKFPDQVDLAKLRESKQTLAKLRRETDKLADAVQREKESIDERLAAVVENFVPERIDPVDRAILRLATWEIIHSPEVPAPVAIDEAIELAKRFGTTDSGRFVNGILDKIAKQEAG, from the coding sequence ATGCCTAGTCGCCGCCAGATTCGCGAGGCCGTCGTCCAGTTCCTGTACTGCGCCGACCTCGAAGGCGGGGCCGACCCCGCGTCCCTCCGTGAGCCGTTCTGGCAATTCATCACGGAGTCGGACCATCGTGCCCTGCTTCATGCCACGTGGAAGACCCTCCATCACCTGAGCCTCGGCCGGGAGGCCCGACTCACGGAGTTCCAGGGGCGCTTGCCGGTGGCGATGGCTACCCTGAAGGCTCGCCCGGACTTGGAGCGCACCGCGATTGCGCTGCAGACGATCGCCGATCTCGAGAACAAGTGGAGTGCCGGCATGATCGAGCTCTCCCGGATCCCGCGTGAGGACGACACCTTCACGGAACGTTTCGAGCCCGTGCTGGAGAAGCTTTTCCGCACCGACCGCGAACTGGAAGGTGCCCGCAAGCGTTTCTTGGAAGCCCTCGAGGACATCCCGGGCCTCCGTTCCCAGATGGATCCGGTGGCTGGCAGCGTCCGCCGCCTCGCGCGGATTTCGGAGCGGGTCCGGATGGTGGAGGAGCCGGAGAAATTCCCGGATCAGGTCGATCTCGCCAAGCTGCGGGAATCGAAGCAGACTCTCGCCAAACTCCGCCGGGAAACCGACAAGCTGGCGGATGCGGTCCAGCGCGAGAAGGAGAGCATCGACGAGCGCCTCGCGGCCGTCGTGGAAAACTTCGTTCCCGAGCGGATCGACCCGGTGGACCGGGCGATTCTGCGGCTCGCGACTTGGGAAATCATCCATTCCCCGGAGGTTCCGGCCCCGGTTGCTATCGACGAAGCCATCGAATTGGCCAAGCGTTTCGGCACCACGGACTCCGGTCGCTTCGTGAACGGCATCTTGGACAAGATCGCCAAGCAGGAGGCGGGTTAA